A single window of Dethiosulfovibrio salsuginis DNA harbors:
- the pyrE gene encoding orotate phosphoribosyltransferase, translated as MSEVQQRLEKMMVDSGAYLKGHFLLTSGKHSGHYMQCAMMLRFPDNAAYAGAQIASALSGRQVDFVVSPAVGGLIIGHEVARALGVPFLFCEREEGNMKLRRFPVPEGKKFVVVEDVITTGGSAEEVREHLEAAGCLWEDTCCIVDRSGGNHRLKRDPLSLWKVSFPVYSPDDCPLCADGSKPYKPGSRKVDEA; from the coding sequence ATGAGTGAAGTTCAGCAGCGGTTGGAAAAAATGATGGTAGATTCCGGCGCCTATCTTAAAGGGCATTTCCTTTTGACCTCCGGGAAGCACAGCGGTCACTATATGCAGTGCGCTATGATGCTCCGTTTTCCCGATAACGCCGCCTACGCAGGTGCTCAGATAGCTTCCGCCCTTTCCGGTAGGCAGGTCGATTTCGTAGTTTCCCCTGCGGTCGGTGGCTTGATAATAGGCCACGAGGTGGCCAGGGCTCTCGGTGTTCCCTTTCTGTTCTGCGAGAGGGAGGAGGGTAACATGAAGCTTCGTCGCTTTCCGGTTCCTGAGGGCAAGAAATTCGTCGTGGTAGAGGATGTTATAACCACCGGTGGTTCGGCGGAGGAAGTTCGAGAGCATCTGGAGGCTGCAGGGTGTCTGTGGGAGGACACCTGCTGCATAGTTGACAGGAGCGGCGGCAATCACAGGCTCAAGAGGGATCCTCTGTCCCTTTGGAAGGTATCTTTCCCTGTCTACTCCCCTGATGACTGCCCTCTGTGTGCAGACGGAAGTAAGCCCTATAAGCCCGGAAGCAGAAAGGTCGATGAGGCTTAA
- the purB gene encoding adenylosuccinate lyase, translating to MINRYETEEMRAIWSLENQYRTWMTVEIAVCEAWRDLGVIPEDAYEEIRSKSDFDVDNIERIESEVHHDVIAFVTDMASHVGESGRYIHLGLTSSDVLDTANALRLKEGIKVLLGQLQSLCAGVRDLAVKHRDTPCVGRSHGIHAEPTTFGLKVLNWYSQLLRDVKRLEEAEESISYGKLSGAVGTLAHTSPEFEEKVCSSLGLKVDPVSTQVIQRDRHAQVSYALASLGCALERIATEVRHLQRTEVLEVLEPFGSKQKGSSAMPHKKNPILCERISGMARLVRSYHMAALENIPLWHERDISHSSVERIAWPDSFHLIHYMCRLMEKVVRGMTVNEARMEKNLDLTGGLVFSQRVLLELVERFGMSREDAYSVVQSNAMRCWDGEGAFIDLLWDDPKVKSILTKEDLEALFSKEHYFRHVDAIFGRFGI from the coding sequence ATGATAAACCGCTATGAGACGGAAGAGATGAGGGCGATCTGGTCTTTAGAGAACCAGTATCGGACCTGGATGACGGTGGAGATCGCCGTATGTGAGGCATGGAGGGACCTCGGGGTTATTCCAGAAGATGCATACGAGGAAATCAGGTCAAAAAGCGATTTTGACGTGGATAATATCGAGAGGATTGAGTCGGAGGTTCACCACGACGTAATAGCCTTCGTTACCGACATGGCCTCCCACGTAGGAGAGAGCGGGAGATATATCCATCTAGGTCTTACCAGCAGCGATGTCCTCGATACCGCCAACGCACTCAGGCTTAAGGAGGGCATAAAGGTCCTTCTAGGCCAGCTCCAGTCCCTTTGTGCCGGTGTGAGGGATTTAGCGGTAAAGCATCGTGATACACCCTGTGTAGGAAGGTCTCACGGTATTCACGCCGAGCCAACTACATTCGGTCTCAAAGTCCTCAACTGGTATTCCCAGCTGTTGAGGGACGTCAAAAGGCTGGAAGAGGCTGAGGAGTCCATCTCCTACGGAAAACTCTCCGGTGCCGTAGGGACCTTAGCCCACACCTCCCCGGAGTTTGAGGAAAAAGTGTGTTCCTCTTTAGGGCTTAAGGTGGATCCCGTTTCCACCCAGGTTATACAGAGAGACCGCCATGCCCAGGTCTCCTACGCCCTGGCCTCCCTTGGCTGTGCCTTAGAGCGTATAGCCACCGAGGTTCGCCACCTTCAGAGGACCGAGGTGCTGGAGGTCCTGGAGCCTTTCGGCAGTAAACAGAAGGGCTCCTCCGCCATGCCTCATAAAAAGAATCCCATCCTCTGCGAGAGGATATCCGGAATGGCAAGGCTTGTGAGGTCCTACCACATGGCGGCTCTGGAGAATATCCCTCTGTGGCACGAGAGGGACATCAGCCACTCCTCTGTAGAGCGTATAGCCTGGCCCGACTCTTTTCACCTCATCCACTATATGTGCCGCCTTATGGAGAAGGTCGTCAGAGGCATGACCGTTAACGAGGCAAGAATGGAGAAAAACTTGGATCTCACTGGAGGCCTGGTTTTCAGCCAAAGGGTTTTGCTGGAGCTGGTGGAGCGTTTCGGCATGAGCCGAGAGGACGCCTATTCGGTGGTTCAGTCCAACGCTATGAGATGTTGGGACGGAGAAGGTGCTTTTATAGACCTTTTAT
- a CDS encoding PSP1 domain-containing protein: protein MFLTVFGKPRYLGLVSEAGIPVLVPGEPVVVETSRGEEVAKVAGEISGEQADFYVRSNEEGSKEGVQNGEPGLQTVSFVRQATDRDLLLDGENRSLEEGVLYKSRQLLGEHHLAMKIVDVEYLLDRKKLFFYFTSEQRVDFRAYVRDLAREFKTRIELRQIGVRDESKVVKGIAPCGRPCCCSYWLHAFMPIGIKMVKEQNLALNPSKISGLCGRLMCCMSYEHNVYRELWKKLPNPGSKIKGPRGNFLMMGVDIKEGSVLLRSPDGTHFSVEVDSFEEFKEKVLAGEDGMIPNSRPNGNRKKSSSNDLPPPVEIPPVRDAGGKDTKADGPSVDRVLKKEPSSGLETGAKKNPRRRKKKKKPIGVESVQSPVVKDKQESPEKKSSDTTKKKRRRRSNRKKPVSSEGGDS, encoded by the coding sequence GTGTTTTTGACCGTATTTGGTAAACCTAGATATCTAGGGTTGGTCTCTGAGGCGGGAATACCGGTGTTAGTGCCAGGTGAGCCTGTGGTGGTGGAGACCTCTAGAGGAGAGGAAGTCGCTAAAGTAGCAGGTGAAATCTCCGGCGAACAGGCGGATTTTTACGTCAGAAGCAACGAAGAGGGCTCAAAGGAAGGGGTTCAAAACGGAGAGCCCGGTCTCCAGACAGTTTCCTTCGTAAGGCAGGCTACCGACAGAGATCTACTGCTAGATGGGGAGAATAGATCTCTGGAGGAAGGGGTTTTGTATAAATCTCGCCAGCTTCTGGGAGAACATCACCTTGCCATGAAAATAGTGGATGTAGAGTATCTACTGGATAGAAAAAAACTTTTTTTCTACTTCACCTCGGAGCAAAGGGTCGATTTCAGGGCTTACGTAAGGGACTTAGCCAGGGAATTTAAAACCAGAATAGAGCTAAGGCAAATTGGGGTCAGAGACGAGTCTAAGGTCGTCAAGGGGATCGCTCCCTGTGGAAGGCCCTGTTGCTGTAGCTACTGGCTTCACGCTTTTATGCCTATCGGCATCAAAATGGTAAAAGAGCAAAACCTGGCCCTCAACCCTAGTAAGATATCCGGTCTCTGTGGGCGTCTTATGTGCTGTATGAGCTACGAACATAACGTGTACAGAGAGCTTTGGAAAAAACTGCCTAACCCAGGGAGCAAGATAAAAGGGCCTCGGGGCAACTTCCTGATGATGGGGGTGGATATCAAAGAGGGGAGCGTGCTTCTAAGGTCCCCTGACGGAACCCATTTTTCCGTCGAGGTCGACTCTTTTGAGGAGTTTAAGGAAAAAGTCCTGGCAGGAGAGGACGGTATGATCCCCAACAGCCGTCCCAACGGAAACAGGAAGAAAAGCTCCAGCAACGATCTTCCTCCTCCTGTTGAGATCCCCCCGGTTCGGGATGCCGGAGGTAAGGACACTAAAGCCGATGGACCGTCGGTGGATAGAGTTTTAAAGAAAGAGCCTTCCTCTGGCCTGGAGACAGGGGCGAAGAAAAACCCGAGGAGGAGAAAGAAGAAAAAGAAGCCTATAGGAGTCGAGTCAGTACAGTCGCCTGTAGTTAAAGATAAACAAGAATCTCCTGAAAAAAAATCTTCCGATACGACTAAGAAAAAGAGGAGACGAAGAAGCAACAGGAAGAAACCTGTTTCCAGCGAGGGAGGGGATAGCTAA
- the tmk gene encoding dTMP kinase, translated as MLVSSRMHRKGLFISFEGIDGSGKSTQARLLCDHLRDLGYSVTLTREPGDWSEGGKLRDVLLNGVLMHHKTELFLFLADRCEHLVQVVIPALSRGDIVICDRYTDSTVAYQCFGRGLELGFVERIFGWCDFPIPDMTVWLNLSRQESLSRMEGRGTSDRIELDFDLMSKISEGFSELARRYPDRIVPVDGSGDPEEVFGRVCDSLKGLIR; from the coding sequence ATGCTAGTTAGCTCGAGAATGCACCGTAAGGGACTTTTTATATCCTTCGAGGGGATCGACGGATCTGGGAAATCAACCCAAGCCAGGCTGTTGTGCGATCACCTCAGGGATTTAGGTTATTCAGTAACTCTGACCAGAGAGCCTGGGGATTGGTCCGAGGGAGGTAAGTTAAGGGATGTCCTGCTTAACGGGGTTTTGATGCACCACAAGACCGAGTTGTTTCTCTTTCTCGCCGACAGGTGCGAGCACCTCGTTCAGGTTGTTATTCCAGCTCTATCCAGAGGGGACATAGTCATTTGTGACCGCTATACAGACTCTACCGTCGCCTACCAGTGTTTCGGAAGGGGCCTTGAACTAGGTTTTGTCGAGAGGATCTTTGGCTGGTGTGACTTTCCAATCCCTGATATGACCGTCTGGCTCAATCTATCCCGTCAGGAGTCCCTCTCCAGGATGGAGGGGAGAGGGACTTCCGATAGAATAGAGCTGGATTTTGACCTTATGTCCAAAATCTCCGAAGGGTTTAGCGAGCTCGCTCGACGTTATCCCGATAGGATCGTCCCCGTCGATGGTAGCGGAGATCCTGAAGAGGTCTTTGGCAGGGTGTGCGATAGTCTGAAAGGGCTGATTCGGTGA
- a CDS encoding DUF327 family protein, with amino-acid sequence MKIERTSRDRSGGIGLPLKDDKRGPSRSVGGSFDKAVQTVEIEALLKELDDIGSKLSRVPSRVVLARYRELVKQLLDQALKGFLLRRDLRWRRTERRAFVVVEQTEEWLQELEDVLLRENQRTKALKLMEDIKGCLISLLF; translated from the coding sequence GTGAAAATAGAGAGGACCTCCAGGGATCGATCGGGAGGTATTGGCTTACCTCTAAAAGACGACAAAAGAGGGCCGTCCAGGTCCGTCGGTGGCTCTTTCGATAAAGCGGTTCAGACCGTGGAGATAGAGGCTCTATTGAAAGAACTGGACGATATAGGGAGCAAACTGTCCAGAGTACCCTCCAGGGTGGTGCTCGCCAGGTACAGGGAGCTGGTAAAACAGCTTCTCGATCAGGCGTTGAAGGGCTTTTTGCTGCGCAGAGATTTACGGTGGAGGAGAACCGAGAGAAGGGCTTTTGTCGTGGTAGAGCAGACCGAGGAGTGGCTCCAGGAGCTGGAGGACGTCTTGCTCAGGGAGAACCAGAGGACCAAGGCCCTTAAACTTATGGAGGATATAAAAGGATGCTTAATATCCCTGCTTTTTTGA
- the prfB gene encoding peptide chain release factor 2 (programmed frameshift), protein MNTVSTSVALEELQALLSDLQESLDLPALKQEVSRLHEIMALPDFWGRQDAQRISSDLAAMEDQISDWDGLIDEFNDLEVLAELLSEEDDQGLRNEFFSRSESLDDRIERKRMELLLDGQYDRSNAIVTVHAGSGGLDSQDWAEILYRMYLRWCENNGYKTKVLDYQRDEEGGIKTVTFTVEGALAYGYLQAEVGVHRLVRISPFDTAKRRHTSFASVDVVPDLPEDAEIEIRSEDLRIDTFRSSGAGGQHVNMTDSAVRITHLPTGIVVSCQNERSQHMNKAVAIHVLKGKLYELSLIARQDELDSLHDKKEISWGSQIRSYVLHPYTMVKDHRTSVETGNASAVLDGDLERFLLAYLRWKKR, encoded by the exons ATGAATACCGTATCTACATCTGTAGCATTGGAGGAACTTCAGGCTCTACTGTCCGACCTGCAGGAAAGTCTT GACCTGCCTGCATTAAAGCAGGAGGTTTCGAGGCTTCACGAGATAATGGCTCTGCCCGACTTCTGGGGCAGGCAGGACGCTCAGAGGATATCCTCCGATTTAGCGGCTATGGAGGACCAGATATCCGACTGGGATGGGCTTATCGATGAGTTTAACGATTTAGAGGTTCTGGCGGAGTTACTGAGCGAAGAAGACGATCAGGGCCTGAGGAATGAGTTTTTTTCTAGATCTGAGTCTCTCGACGATAGAATAGAACGTAAGAGAATGGAGCTTCTGCTGGACGGCCAGTACGACCGCAGCAACGCTATCGTCACCGTTCACGCAGGATCAGGTGGTCTGGACTCTCAGGACTGGGCGGAGATCCTCTACAGGATGTACCTCAGATGGTGCGAGAATAACGGCTATAAGACCAAGGTTCTGGACTATCAGAGGGACGAAGAGGGAGGAATTAAAACGGTCACCTTTACCGTGGAGGGGGCTCTGGCTTATGGCTATCTTCAGGCGGAGGTCGGCGTTCACCGTCTTGTCAGGATATCGCCTTTCGATACGGCGAAGAGAAGACACACCAGTTTTGCCTCTGTAGACGTCGTCCCCGACCTACCTGAGGACGCTGAGATCGAGATACGCTCCGAGGATCTAAGGATAGATACCTTTAGGTCCAGTGGAGCGGGAGGGCAGCACGTCAATATGACCGATTCGGCGGTAAGGATCACTCATCTTCCTACAGGCATAGTGGTCTCATGTCAGAACGAAAGGTCTCAGCACATGAACAAGGCCGTGGCTATTCACGTCCTGAAGGGAAAACTCTATGAGTTGTCCCTTATCGCCCGTCAAGACGAGTTGGATAGCCTTCACGATAAAAAGGAGATAAGCTGGGGAAGCCAGATAAGGTCCTACGTGCTTCATCCCTATACCATGGTAAAAGACCACCGTACCTCCGTCGAAACGGGCAACGCCTCAGCGGTTCTTGACGGGGATTTGGAGCGATTCCTTCTGGCTTATCTAAGGTGGAAAAAAAGATGA
- a CDS encoding zinc-binding metallopeptidase family protein produces MSDIADKNINSRSWEKYTPSEIKETTDFLMDMVTSCKTERECVRWLKSDLEARGAITSENTDTLQPGDVLYMDWKGRAILAARIGKEGLDNGVTVIASHIDSPRIDVKGRPLYEEGNLAFLDCHYYGGLKKYQWTNVPLALHGEIHRADGTTLHISFGEDRSEPVLMIPDLEPHVDRDMDKRKASEAVDGEDLDALVGNSPSEEEDFPVKKAISTLLMEKWGLEEKNFLSADLALVPSGPARFAGLDGSMVAAYGLDDRVCTAMSYKAFWDMDIPEKTAVFVAVDREEIGSESIGGAQGAFMDLFLLELLKATGKTPDILSLRRLYSNSGAISADVTAGMNPLYKKNYVRDQQALMGNGVALVKFSGRGGKYDCNEARGEFVASVIASLDRKSVPWQTGSFGKVDKAGGGTIATYLARTGMDTIDIGPALLSMHSPMELVSTADVTALYKCYMALWEHLPTRA; encoded by the coding sequence ATGAGCGATATCGCCGACAAGAATATCAATTCCAGGAGCTGGGAAAAGTATACCCCCTCGGAGATCAAAGAGACCACCGATTTTCTGATGGACATGGTAACATCCTGCAAAACAGAGAGAGAATGTGTCCGCTGGTTGAAATCGGACCTAGAGGCAAGGGGAGCCATAACCTCGGAGAATACCGACACCCTCCAACCGGGAGATGTCCTCTACATGGACTGGAAAGGACGAGCCATACTAGCCGCTAGAATCGGTAAAGAGGGGCTGGATAACGGCGTAACGGTAATAGCTTCCCACATAGACTCTCCCAGGATAGACGTTAAAGGCCGTCCTCTATACGAAGAAGGCAACCTCGCTTTCCTAGACTGCCATTATTACGGAGGTTTGAAAAAATATCAATGGACCAATGTCCCTCTGGCCCTCCATGGCGAAATTCACCGAGCCGACGGAACCACGCTACATATATCCTTCGGAGAGGATCGTTCAGAACCGGTTCTCATGATCCCAGATTTAGAGCCTCACGTGGACAGAGACATGGACAAGAGAAAGGCCTCTGAGGCGGTAGACGGGGAGGATTTGGACGCCTTAGTGGGAAACAGCCCTTCCGAGGAGGAAGACTTTCCCGTTAAAAAAGCTATATCAACGCTCCTCATGGAAAAGTGGGGCCTGGAGGAAAAGAATTTTCTATCCGCCGATCTGGCCCTAGTTCCATCGGGACCGGCCAGGTTTGCTGGTCTGGACGGATCTATGGTAGCGGCCTACGGCCTGGATGATCGAGTATGCACCGCCATGTCCTACAAAGCCTTCTGGGATATGGACATACCGGAAAAGACAGCGGTATTCGTCGCCGTCGATCGAGAGGAAATAGGAAGCGAAAGCATAGGTGGGGCCCAGGGGGCCTTTATGGACCTATTTTTACTGGAGCTGCTAAAGGCCACGGGCAAAACCCCGGACATTCTGTCTCTCAGGAGACTTTACAGCAACAGCGGAGCTATAAGCGCCGACGTAACCGCTGGGATGAACCCTCTCTACAAAAAAAACTACGTCAGGGATCAGCAGGCTCTCATGGGAAACGGAGTCGCCTTGGTTAAATTCTCGGGCAGAGGCGGAAAATACGATTGCAACGAGGCAAGAGGGGAGTTCGTCGCGTCGGTTATAGCCTCTTTAGATAGAAAATCCGTTCCCTGGCAGACCGGGAGCTTCGGTAAAGTGGACAAGGCCGGTGGAGGAACTATCGCTACATATCTGGCCAGAACCGGTATGGACACCATCGACATCGGTCCCGCCCTTTTGTCTATGCACTCTCCTATGGAGCTGGTCAGCACAGCGGACGTGACGGCGCTTTACAAGTGCTATATGGCCCTTTGGGAACACCTTCCGACCAGGGCATAA
- the selD gene encoding selenide, water dikinase SelD translates to MARLTEMSRTSGUAAKIGPADLEEVLRSFEVPSDERLITSWDCGEDAALWKIDENRVGILTLDFITPVVDDPGEWGEIAAANAIGDVFAMGGKPFIALNIVAFPINCLPVQSLKELMDGGYRKVRESGAFLVGGHSVEDQEPKYGLCVFGEVEADCLWKVTGAMAGDKLILTKPLGAGIMVTGIKADMVEDQRAVQEGVKWMRTLNDLPLKMPKDLRKEVHSCTDVTGFGFAGHALDMLSKSDLNLNLSMSSLPLMKGTMELAAMGLVPAGAYANRSLYQSKVDGLEGEDPLQDFLFDPQTSGGLLLAVSPERSEELLEFAIEAGFEKSAIIGEFSEGSGRLVLT, encoded by the coding sequence ATGGCCCGCTTAACTGAAATGTCCAGAACCAGCGGCTGAGCCGCTAAGATAGGTCCGGCGGACCTAGAAGAAGTGCTGAGATCCTTTGAGGTTCCATCTGACGAAAGGCTGATAACCTCCTGGGATTGCGGAGAGGACGCAGCTCTGTGGAAAATAGACGAAAATAGAGTTGGCATCCTGACACTGGATTTTATTACTCCCGTCGTAGACGATCCAGGAGAGTGGGGCGAGATAGCGGCGGCCAACGCCATAGGCGACGTTTTCGCCATGGGGGGCAAGCCTTTTATCGCCCTCAATATCGTGGCTTTCCCGATCAACTGTCTCCCTGTCCAGAGCCTGAAAGAGCTGATGGACGGAGGGTACCGAAAGGTCAGGGAATCGGGGGCTTTTCTGGTAGGAGGACACAGCGTCGAGGACCAGGAACCTAAGTACGGCCTCTGTGTTTTCGGGGAGGTCGAGGCCGACTGTCTTTGGAAGGTAACCGGGGCAATGGCAGGAGACAAGCTAATACTCACCAAGCCATTAGGAGCTGGCATAATGGTCACCGGCATAAAAGCCGACATGGTAGAGGACCAACGTGCCGTCCAGGAGGGAGTAAAGTGGATGAGAACCTTGAACGACCTTCCTCTCAAGATGCCCAAAGATCTTCGGAAAGAGGTACACAGCTGCACCGACGTGACAGGATTCGGCTTCGCTGGCCATGCCCTTGATATGCTGTCAAAAAGCGACCTGAACCTGAACCTGAGTATGAGCTCACTTCCCCTCATGAAAGGGACCATGGAGCTAGCGGCGATGGGGCTGGTCCCTGCAGGGGCCTACGCCAACAGGTCCCTTTACCAGAGCAAAGTAGACGGACTGGAAGGAGAGGACCCTTTACAGGACTTTCTCTTCGATCCCCAGACCAGCGGAGGCCTATTATTGGCGGTGTCTCCTGAGAGATCAGAGGAACTACTTGAGTTCGCCATAGAGGCGGGATTCGAGAAGAGCGCCATAATAGGAGAGTTCTCCGAAGGCTCAGGCCGTCTAGTGCTTACTTAA
- a CDS encoding SpoIVB peptidase S55 domain-containing protein — MNYLKRFFAVFVLSLLVIDGGFASDFPFSTSIMGVDKIKPGQRGVAYTVVSGTSVVSFPVTVISVIPQDGDPDHLIAIKAEGPVIEKTGGIAAGMSGSPVYIDGRLIGAIGYGWNFSDHRLGLVTPIEDMAKVFSWTDKIPPFVKSVPIDQLEEVSGDYDSRRVLSLSGVGPRAQERLSEALGSQVMLSGGAGGGPVVETVAKLSPGDAIGVLLAWGDVTLGATGTLSALSTDGRFLAFAHPFIQKGSVAYPLTKAWIHHVVPSVESPFKIGSFGNVIGTVTQDRAQAIGGVLGAFPPSVDLAFRLYDRDEKKRSLKGFRVVSDPFLVSKIAPPVFLGLMDRTWGRKGAGTAKMTISFDGGGLYKGWSHTDFYFSPDDISDRVAQAVSGLVSSVILNPYRELLPLGVNFEVEVSSTPRILYIDRISLDKETYGPGDTVEVSVHMRPYRAREQVRKFYLSIPEGVAGPCQVTVRGGGLGEPDGGQGEMDRSISNLDDMLKELSDREKANEVVIELSYQPTVSDDRQSGMLPPTGEYPGEVRRRKIKEGSMRVYRSDYYVEGALDKSLVVLPGEF, encoded by the coding sequence ATGAATTACCTAAAAAGGTTTTTTGCTGTGTTTGTCCTGTCTCTACTGGTGATCGACGGCGGTTTTGCGTCCGATTTTCCCTTTTCTACTTCCATTATGGGCGTGGATAAAATCAAGCCTGGGCAAAGGGGCGTCGCCTACACCGTCGTATCCGGCACATCGGTTGTATCCTTCCCTGTAACGGTCATAAGCGTTATACCTCAAGACGGCGATCCCGATCACCTTATAGCTATAAAGGCTGAAGGCCCGGTTATAGAGAAAACCGGAGGTATCGCCGCAGGTATGAGCGGTAGTCCGGTATATATCGATGGTAGGCTAATCGGTGCTATCGGCTATGGATGGAACTTTAGCGACCATCGTTTAGGTCTGGTGACCCCTATTGAGGATATGGCTAAGGTATTCAGCTGGACCGATAAAATACCTCCTTTCGTCAAGAGCGTCCCTATTGATCAGTTGGAGGAGGTTTCCGGTGACTACGATTCCCGTAGGGTTCTATCCCTCTCCGGTGTCGGACCTAGGGCGCAGGAGCGGCTGTCGGAGGCATTAGGATCTCAGGTGATGTTATCCGGCGGAGCAGGAGGAGGTCCTGTAGTTGAGACAGTAGCTAAACTATCTCCCGGTGACGCTATCGGCGTCCTTTTGGCCTGGGGAGATGTCACCTTGGGTGCTACCGGGACCCTCTCCGCCCTCTCCACCGACGGTAGGTTTCTCGCCTTTGCCCACCCGTTTATTCAAAAAGGCTCGGTGGCCTACCCTTTAACCAAGGCCTGGATACACCACGTGGTCCCAAGCGTGGAGTCGCCTTTTAAAATAGGGTCTTTCGGCAACGTTATAGGGACTGTGACCCAGGATAGGGCTCAGGCTATTGGAGGGGTTTTAGGTGCCTTTCCGCCCTCCGTCGATCTAGCCTTTCGGCTTTACGACAGGGACGAAAAAAAACGGTCCTTAAAGGGTTTTAGAGTAGTTTCAGACCCCTTCTTGGTGTCTAAGATAGCTCCCCCGGTATTTCTTGGCCTTATGGATAGGACCTGGGGAAGGAAAGGCGCCGGTACCGCTAAAATGACCATTTCCTTCGATGGAGGGGGACTCTATAAGGGATGGAGCCATACGGACTTTTACTTCTCCCCTGACGATATTTCCGATAGAGTAGCCCAAGCGGTATCGGGCTTGGTCTCCTCGGTGATCTTAAACCCTTATAGAGAGTTATTGCCTCTAGGGGTTAATTTTGAGGTAGAGGTCTCCTCCACCCCGAGGATACTTTACATCGATAGAATTTCGCTGGACAAAGAGACCTACGGTCCTGGGGATACGGTGGAGGTGTCGGTCCATATGAGGCCCTACAGAGCCAGGGAACAGGTCCGAAAATTCTATCTGTCCATACCGGAAGGTGTCGCAGGACCTTGTCAGGTCACGGTGAGAGGTGGAGGCTTAGGGGAGCCCGACGGAGGACAGGGTGAGATGGACCGCTCTATCTCCAATCTCGACGATATGTTAAAGGAATTGTCGGACAGAGAAAAGGCCAACGAGGTGGTTATAGAGCTTTCCTACCAGCCCACCGTTTCCGACGATAGGCAAAGCGGTATGTTGCCTCCTACGGGGGAGTATCCTGGAGAGGTTCGGCGTAGAAAGATCAAAGAGGGCTCTATGAGGGTTTACAGGTCGGACTACTACGTAGAAGGGGCTTTGGATAAGAGCCTTGTGGTCCTTCCTGGGGAGTTTTAG
- the ftsY gene encoding signal recognition particle-docking protein FtsY, which yields MAFLKDIKTKLSSVREKWSDGVVSLFSGKINDDFWIDLEEKLISGDVGVDLSESLVSELKGIYRKEGIREPEVLLSSFRSLLVEKLKKIPLMGAPVDLSSRPKVIVMVGVNGSGKTTTAGKLASSFQAKGKKVIMAAADTYRAAAVEQLQAWGERTGVRVIAQQQGSDPGAVTFDSINAAKASGAEVVIVDTAGRLQSKHNLMEELGKIYRVISREIEREDIESFLVLDAVTGQNALRQAQVFDEVAPLTGIVLTKYDNTAKGGIVLAIADQLALPIRYIGLGEGVEDLGPFDPEEFVDGLLGTSPKVQDA from the coding sequence ATGGCCTTCTTAAAGGATATAAAGACAAAGCTCTCTTCGGTGAGGGAAAAATGGAGTGACGGAGTCGTTTCCCTCTTTTCTGGAAAGATAAACGACGATTTTTGGATTGACCTAGAGGAAAAACTTATCTCCGGCGACGTGGGAGTCGATCTGTCCGAGTCTCTTGTCTCGGAGCTTAAAGGTATTTACAGGAAAGAGGGTATAAGGGAACCGGAGGTCCTTTTATCCAGCTTCAGAAGCCTTTTGGTGGAAAAGCTAAAAAAGATACCTCTGATGGGGGCTCCGGTAGACCTATCCTCCCGCCCCAAGGTTATAGTGATGGTAGGGGTAAACGGGAGCGGAAAGACCACTACCGCAGGAAAGCTCGCAAGCAGCTTTCAGGCTAAGGGGAAAAAGGTTATTATGGCAGCAGCGGACACCTACAGGGCGGCGGCTGTAGAGCAGCTTCAAGCCTGGGGAGAGAGAACCGGCGTAAGGGTCATAGCTCAACAGCAGGGGAGCGATCCTGGGGCTGTTACCTTTGACTCCATAAACGCCGCTAAAGCCTCCGGCGCGGAGGTAGTGATAGTCGACACCGCTGGCAGGCTTCAGTCAAAACACAATCTCATGGAAGAGCTCGGCAAGATTTACAGGGTGATCTCTCGGGAGATAGAGAGGGAGGATATAGAGTCTTTTTTGGTTCTCGACGCTGTCACCGGCCAAAACGCCTTAAGGCAGGCCCAGGTATTCGATGAAGTTGCTCCGTTGACCGGTATAGTTTTAACCAAGTACGATAATACCGCTAAAGGTGGTATAGTTCTAGCTATAGCGGATCAGCTTGCTCTGCCTATAAGGTATATTGGTCTCGGAGAAGGGGTGGAGGATCTCGGCCCCTTTGACCCAGAGGAGTTTGTCGACGGCCTTTTAGGCACATCCCCAAAAGTGCAGGACGCCTAG